A stretch of the Candidatus Lernaella stagnicola genome encodes the following:
- a CDS encoding DEAD/DEAH box helicase: protein MLFEKFRFSESLLKTIYRQGYEAPTKIQELAIPHVLDGKDVMGCAQTGTGKTAAFTLPILQRLSQSRANGGRRRIRVLTLTPTRELASQIEQSFVDFGRGTGFRSTVIFGGVSQHRQTRALRAGIDILVATPGRLLALINEGYVDLSGVEFLVLDEADRMLDIGFIHDIRRIVAKIPKKRQTLLFSATLSASILQLAKGILEKPVRVNVAPAATTVESIDQSVYFVERTEKINLLVRLLGDGAMSRVLVFTKTKHGADKVVRKLGHASIQAVAIHGNKSQNKREEALGDFKRGKSRVLVATDIASRGLDIDQVTHVVNFDLPHEPESYVHRIGRTGRAGAAGVALSFCDSEERRLLSSIERLIRQRLGVHKTPRGSRGLQSVPEREQVPERIVPSVSKRIRHSPRRANRR, encoded by the coding sequence ATGCTTTTCGAGAAATTCAGATTTTCCGAGTCTTTACTCAAAACGATTTATCGCCAGGGGTATGAGGCCCCGACGAAAATTCAGGAATTGGCGATTCCCCACGTACTGGACGGCAAGGACGTCATGGGTTGCGCCCAGACCGGCACCGGCAAGACGGCGGCCTTTACGCTGCCTATCCTTCAACGCTTGAGCCAGTCCAGAGCCAACGGTGGGAGAAGGCGGATTCGCGTCCTCACTCTTACTCCAACCCGTGAACTGGCCTCCCAGATTGAACAAAGTTTCGTCGATTTCGGGCGGGGCACGGGCTTCCGTTCGACCGTCATTTTCGGCGGCGTCAGTCAGCATCGGCAAACCCGCGCTCTCCGCGCCGGCATTGACATCCTGGTGGCGACCCCCGGTCGCTTGCTTGCCCTGATAAACGAGGGCTACGTCGATCTATCCGGCGTCGAGTTCCTCGTGCTGGACGAAGCGGACCGCATGCTGGACATCGGGTTCATTCACGACATCCGGCGCATCGTCGCCAAGATTCCGAAAAAGCGGCAGACACTGTTATTTTCCGCGACGTTATCGGCCAGCATCCTGCAATTGGCGAAAGGCATCCTGGAAAAGCCGGTCAGAGTGAACGTTGCGCCCGCCGCCACGACGGTTGAGAGCATCGACCAGTCCGTGTATTTCGTCGAGCGAACGGAGAAAATCAATCTGCTCGTGCGCCTGCTTGGCGACGGGGCGATGAGCCGCGTGCTGGTCTTTACCAAAACCAAGCACGGCGCGGACAAGGTTGTTCGTAAGCTGGGGCACGCTTCCATCCAGGCGGTCGCCATTCACGGCAACAAATCGCAGAACAAACGCGAAGAAGCCCTGGGCGATTTCAAGCGCGGCAAATCCCGCGTGCTGGTGGCTACCGACATTGCCTCGCGCGGATTGGACATCGACCAGGTGACCCACGTGGTCAATTTCGATCTGCCCCACGAGCCCGAATCCTACGTCCATCGTATCGGCCGCACCGGCCGTGCCGGGGCTGCGGGTGTGGCGCTGTCGTTTTGCGATAGCGAGGAACGCCGGCTGCTTAGCTCGATCGAGCGCCTGATTCGCCAACGCCTTGGCGTGCACAAGACACCGCGGGGCAGCCGTGGGTTGCAGTCGGTGCCCGAGCGCGAGCAGGTCCCCGAGCGCATCGTCCCGAGCGTCTCTAAGCGGATTCGCCATTCCCCACGCCGCGCAAACCGGCGCTGA